A region of the Microcoleus sp. AS-A8 genome:
GGTAATGAGGTATGCATGACAAGCACCAAATCATTGAGGAGCCGTGTGAAGGGAAACTTTCACGCACGGTTTTGAAGACCAGCGGGACTGGTGACAGTCTCGCTGAGTTTAATAGATCGGTTCATGATGCTATCGGAGCCATCTATACCAGCATTAACAAAAAGCCTAAATATGTGTTCGACGCGGATATAAGCAAATGCTTTGACCGAATAGACCACAAGGCACTGCTGTACAAATTAAATACCTTCCCGGCATTACGCCGCCAAGTTAAATCTTGGTTAAGGGCAGGATACATCCTTGACCACCAATGGGAACCAACCTATGCAAACACACCTCAGGGGGGAGTCATAAGCCCCCTCCTGGCGAACATTGCCCTGCATGGAATGGAACAGCATATTAGAAGCTGCTTCAAGTCCAACGCTACTACAAAGTACGAGCTTGGGGTAGTGAGATATGCCGACGACTTTGTGATTCTTCACAAAGACCTAAAGGTTATAGAGGATTGCATAAAGGGCGCATCGGAGTTCCTAGCATCAATCGGTCTTGAGTTACACCCCGAAAAGACAAGGATTGTCCATACCTTAAACAGTCATGGCAACCAGACGCCAGGGTTTAACTTCCTTGGTTTCAACATCCGCCAATACAAAATTGGCAAACATCAGGGTAGCAAACAGGGATTTGTAACTCTCATCAAGCCCCAGAAAGAAAAGATACAAGCTCACCATCACAAACTGTCAAACATCATAGTAGAAATGCTAGCAGCGCCCCAAGAAGCACTAATCGGGAGACTTAACCCGATAATCAGAGGCTGGTCAAACTACTACAGCGCAGTCGTGAGCAAGGAGACATTTAGGAAACTAGATTCCCTCCTATATTGGAACCTTAGAAACTGGGGAAAACACCGTCACTCAACCCATACAGGTAAATGGGTATACGAACGGTACTGGCACAGAATCCGACAAGGTGAATACGATGCCATGACCTTCTCCACCAGTCAGGAAGGAAAAAATCCCTGCTGGCTACTATCCCATGCCCGAACACCTATAGTAAGGCACAAGAAAGTTAAAGGAGCCAAAAGCCCATTTGACGGTGATTTAATCTACTGGAGTTCGCGCCTTGGGGAACATCCCGAAATGGACAGGACAGTTGCAAGACTACTGAAAAATCAAGACGGTAAATGCGCCTATTGTCGCCTCAACTTCATGGATGGAGACTTAATGGAAAAAGACCATATCATTGAAAAGCGCTTTGGGGGTAAAAACTCCAGAGACAACTTCCAACTTCTCCATCGCCATTGCCACGATAAAAAGACTGCGATGATGACAGTCTTGACTTGCTCCAATATCAAGGAAGCGGGCAAATGAGGAGCGGAATGATGCGAAAGTATCACGTTCCGTTCTGGAGAGCAGCGGCTCTCGTAAGGGAGTCGCTGACTTTAATTAGCGGTAATAGCCTAGTTGCGGGTGAGAAGCTAAACATCAAGGGGATGACAGCCACAGTTAAAAAAGGGAAGCGGAAAGCCCAAAAAGCAGGGCTTAACCGTTCCATTTTAGATGTTGGCT
Encoded here:
- a CDS encoding reverse transcriptase domain-containing protein, with the protein product MKTSGTGDSLAEFNRSVHDAIGAIYTSINKKPKYVFDADISKCFDRIDHKALLYKLNTFPALRRQVKSWLRAGYILDHQWEPTYANTPQGGVISPLLANIALHGMEQHIRSCFKSNATTKYELGVVRYADDFVILHKDLKVIEDCIKGASEFLASIGLELHPEKTRIVHTLNSHGNQTPGFNFLGFNIRQYKIGKHQGSKQGFVTLIKPQKEKIQAHHHKLSNIIVEMLAAPQEALIGRLNPIIRGWSNYYSAVVSKETFRKLDSLLYWNLRNWGKHRHSTHTGKWVYERYWHRIRQGEYDAMTFSTSQEGKNPCWLLSHARTPIVRHKKVKGAKSPFDGDLIYWSSRLGEHPEMDRTVARLLKNQDGKCAYCRLNFMDGDLMEKDHIIEKRFGGKNSRDNFQLLHRHCHDKKTAMMTVLTCSNIKEAGK